One window of Pyrus communis chromosome 12, drPyrComm1.1, whole genome shotgun sequence genomic DNA carries:
- the LOC137710988 gene encoding cytochrome P450 CYP749A22-like, producing the protein MSSLGGMVAILSSLLCVFLVFVLIKILHKLWWTPTRIQKMMKAQGIKGPPYRLIHGNTKEISDMKKEVMRRPKNLSHDIVSGVVPHIHSWSQIYGKKYLQWHGSLAQLVITEEPELCKEIMSNKDKAYPKREPDTFVKKILGDGLVTTTEGEKWGKMRKLATHAFNGECLKSMFPDMVASAETMLERWRNYEEKEIEVFEEFRLFTSEVISRTAFGSSYLEGQNIFEMLMKLAFLFSKNALTVRIPGISKIFKTSDEIEAEKLEKGVYASIMDIAKKREKTAMSGDEDGFGSDFFGLLLKARHDANDDQRISVDDLVDECKTFYFAGQETTNTLLAWTVFLLALHTNWQEEARKEVIELFGKQTPNLDGITKLKTMSMIFNESLRLYPPFAGFGRKVEREVRLGDVIVPANVALVISNLSFHHDPRIRGQDAQLFKPERFAEGVAKATNNNIGAFVPFGIGPRSCVGLNFAINEAKIALSMILQRYSFTLSPGYVHSPIQYVTVRPQHGVQSLTTVAWARIMLWAAV; encoded by the exons ATGAGTTCTTTGGGAGGCATGGTGGCCATTCTTTCAAGCCTTCTGTGTGTGTTTCTTGTCTTTGTCCTCATCAAGATCCTGCACAAACTATGGTGGACTCCGACTCGGATACAAAAGATGATGAAAGCGCAGGGGATCAAAGGTCCTCCTTACAGACTTATCCATGGAAACACAAAAGAAATATCCGACATGAAAAAGGAAGTCATGCGCAGGCCCAAGAATTTATCTCACGACATAGTTTCTGGAGTTGTACCTCACATACACTCTTGGTCGCAGATATATG GGAAGAAATATCTTCAGTGGCATGGTTCTCTTGCACAGTTGGTCATTACGGAGGAACCTGAGTTATGCAAAGAGATAATGAGTAACAAGGATAAAGCTTATCCGAAAAGAGAGCCCGATACCTTTGTGAAGAAAATATTAGGAGATGGCCTTGTGACAACAACTGAAGGTGAAAAATGGGGAAAAATGAGAAAGCTTGCTACCCATGCCTTCAATGGAGAATGtttaaaa AGTATGTTTCCAGATATGGTAGCTAGTGCTGAGACGATGCTTGAAAGGTGGAGAaattatgaagaaaaagaaattgaggTGTTTGAAGAGTTCAGGTTGTTCACTTCAGAAGTGATTTCGAGAACAGCATTTGGCAGCAGCTATTTAGAAGGACAGAACATTTTTGAGATGTTGATGAAGTTAGCCTTCCTATTTTCTAAAAACGCCCTCACAGTCAGGATTCCTGGCATCAG taaaattttcaaaactagtGACGAGATCGAAGCAGAAAAACTTGAGAAAGGTGTATATGCCTCCATAATGGATATCgctaagaaaagagaaaagacgGCAATGAGTGGAGATGAGGATGGCTTTGGGAGTGATTTTTTTGGATTACTTTTGAAGGCTCGTCATGATGCCAATGACGACCAGAGGATTTCGGTGGATGATTTGGTTGACGAGTGCAAGACTTTTTATTTTGCTGGACAAGAAACCACCAATACTTTGCTTGCTTGGACCGTCTTTCTTCTAGCACTCCATACGAATTGGCAAGAGGAAGCAAGAAAGGAGGTCATAGAATTATTTGGGAAACAAACTCCAAATCTCGATGGCATTACCAAACTGAAAACA ATGAGTATGATCTTCAACGAGTCTCTAAGGTTATATCCCCCTTTTGCTGGTTTTGGAAGGAAAGTTGAAAGGGAAGTTAGACTGGGAGATGTCATTGTTCCTGCTAATGTTGCATTAGTTATCTCAAATCTATCATTTCACCACGATCCTCGAATACGGGGACAGGACGCACAACTTTTCAAACCAGAGAGATTTGCTGAAGGGGTTGCTAAAGCAACTAACAATAACATAGGTGCATTTGTGCCGTTTGGAATAGGACCTCGAAGTTGTGTGGGCTTAAACTTTGCAATCAATGAAGCAAAGATTGCTCTGTCAATGATTCTACAACGCTACTCCTTCACTCTATCCCCAGGTTATGTTCACTCGCCCATTCAGTATGTGACAGTTCGTCCACAACACGGAGTTCAG AGCTTAACCACAGTGGCATGGGCAAGGATAATGTTATGGGCTGCAGTGTAA
- the LOC137711171 gene encoding cytochrome P450 CYP749A22-like codes for MSSLGGTVAILSSLLCVFLVFVLIKILHKLWWTPTRIQKMMKAQGIKGPPYRLIHGNTKEISDMKKEVMRRPKNLSHDIVSGVVPHIHSWSQIYGKKYLQWHGSLAQLVITEEPELCKEIMSNKDKAYPKREPDTFVKKLLGDGLVTTTEGEKWGKMRKIATHAFNGECLKSMFPDMVASAETMLERWRNYEEKEIEVFEEFRLFTSEVISRTAFGSSYLEGQNIFEMLMKLAFLLFTNALTVRIPGISKIFKTSDEIEAEKLEKGVYASIMDIAKKREKTAMSGDEDGFGSDFFGLLLKARHDANGDQRISVDDLVDECKTFYFAGQETTNTLLAWTVFLLALHTNWQEEARKEVIELFGKQTPNLDGITKLKTMSMIFNESLRLYPPVAGFVRKVEREVRLGDVIVPANVALVISNLSFHHDPQIWGQDAQLFKPERFAEGVAKATNNNIGAFVPFGIGPRSCVGLNFATNEAKIALSMILQRYSFTLSPGYVHSPIQYVTVRPQHGVQVMLHPL; via the exons ATGAGTTCTTTGGGAGGCACGGTGGCCATTCTTTCAAGCCTTCTGTGTGTGTTTCTTGTCTTTGTCCTCATCAAGATCCTGCACAAACTATGGTGGACTCCGACTCGGATACAAAAGATGATGAAAGCGCAGGGGATCAAAGGTCCTCCTTACAGACTTATCCATGGAAACACAAAAGAAATATCCGACATGAAAAAGGAAGTCATGCGCAGGCCCAAGAATTTATCTCACGACATAGTTTCTGGAGTTGTACCTCACATACACTCTTGGTCACAGATATATG GGAAGAAATATCTTCAGTGGCATGGTTCTCTTGCACAGTTGGTCATTACGGAGGAACCTGAGTTATGCAAAGAGATAATGAGTAACAAGGATAAAGCTTATCCGAAAAGAGAGCCCGATACCTTTGTGAAGAAACTATTAGGAGATGGCCTTGTGACAACAACTGAAGGTGAAAAATGGGGAAAAATGAGAAAGATTGCTACCCATGCCTTCAATGGAGAATGtttaaaa AGTATGTTTCCAGATATGGTAGCTAGTGCTGAGACGATGCTTGAAAGGTGGAGAaattatgaagaaaaagaaattgaggTGTTTGAAGAGTTCAGGTTGTTCACTTCAGAAGTGATTTCGAGAACAGCATTTGGCAGCAGCTATTTAGAAGGACAGAACATTTTTGAGATGTTGATGAAGTTAGCCTTCCTACTTTTTACAAACGCCCTCACAGTCAGGATTCCTGGCATCAG taaaattttcaaaactagtGACGAGATCGAAGCAGAAAAACTTGAGAAAGGTGTATATGCCTCCATAATGGATATCgctaagaaaagagaaaagacgGCAATGAGTGGAGATGAGGATGGCTTTGGGAGTGATTTTTTTGGATTACTTTTGAAGGCTCGTCATGATGCCAATGGCGACCAGAGGATTTCGGTGGATGATTTGGTTGACGAGTGCAAGACTTTTTACTTTGCTGGACAAGAAACCACCAATACTTTGCTTGCTTGGACCGTCTTTCTTCTAGCACTCCATACGAATTGGCAAGAGGAAGCAAGAAAGGAGGTCATAGAATTATTTGGGAAACAAACTCCAAATCTCGATGGCATTACCAAACTGAAAACA ATGAGTATGATCTTCAACGAGTCTCTAAGGTTATATCCCCCTGTTGCTGGTTTTGTAAGGAAAGTTGAAAGGGAAGTTAGACTGGGAGATGTCATTGTTCCTGCTAATGTTGCATTAGTTATCTCAAATCTATCATTTCACCACGATCCACAAATCTGGGGACAGGACGCACAACTTTTCAAACCAGAGAGATTTGCTGAAGGGGTTGCTAAAGCAACTAACAATAACATAGGTGCATTTGTGCCGTTTGGAATAGGACCTCGAAGTTGTGTGGGCTTAAACTTTGCAACCAATGAAGCAAAGATTGCTCTGTCAATGATTCTACAACGCTACTCCTTCACTCTATCCCCAGGTTATGTTCACTCGCCCATTCAGTATGTGACAGTTCGTCCACAACACGGAGTTCAGGTAATGCTTCACCCACTTTGA